A stretch of Leisingera sp. S132 DNA encodes these proteins:
- a CDS encoding glutathione S-transferase N-terminal domain-containing protein, which translates to MQDPIQLFYWPTPNGWKISIALEEMGLPFDVTLIDIGKGDQFAPEFLKISPNNRMPAIIDPDGPDGAPVSLFESGAILQYLARKTGQFYGADERARLTVDQWLMWQMGGVGPMAGQAHHFLKYAPEDLPYAKDRYRSEVAHLYGVLDRQLAETEYVAGADYTIADMAVWPWASLWEGQQQALEDKPNLARWLDLMWSRPGVVAGRALHADLRADRSDTKAQQVIFGQDR; encoded by the coding sequence ATGCAGGACCCCATCCAGCTGTTCTACTGGCCTACGCCGAATGGCTGGAAAATCTCCATCGCGCTGGAGGAAATGGGCCTGCCCTTTGACGTCACCCTGATCGACATCGGCAAAGGCGATCAGTTTGCGCCGGAGTTCCTGAAGATCTCCCCCAACAACCGGATGCCCGCGATCATCGACCCGGACGGGCCGGACGGCGCGCCGGTCTCGCTGTTCGAAAGCGGCGCCATTCTGCAGTACCTTGCCCGCAAGACCGGGCAGTTCTACGGCGCGGATGAGCGCGCCCGCCTGACTGTGGATCAATGGCTGATGTGGCAGATGGGCGGCGTCGGACCTATGGCAGGCCAGGCGCACCATTTTCTGAAGTATGCGCCTGAGGACCTGCCCTATGCCAAGGACCGTTACCGTTCTGAGGTCGCCCACCTCTACGGCGTGCTGGACCGGCAGCTGGCAGAAACTGAGTATGTGGCAGGTGCAGATTACACGATTGCCGATATGGCGGTCTGGCCCTGGGCCTCGCTCTGGGAAGGCCAGCAGCAGGCCCTTGAAGACAAGCCGAATTTAGCCCGCTGGCTGGATCTGATGTGGTCGCGCCCCGGCGTGGTGGCGGGCCGGGCACTGCACGCGGACCTGCGCGCCGACCGGTCCGACACCAAGGCGCAGCAGGTGATTTTCGGCCAAGACCGCTAA
- a CDS encoding inner membrane-spanning protein YciB yields MAAKKINPTLKMLLELGPVVLFFIGYLKLKDEVFLIGGSEYKGFIVITAAFIPLMIASTLALWKLTGHLSRMQFATLVLVVLFGGMSVWFNDDRFIKMKPTMLYLLFGGLLGIGLLRGQSWLKVVMEELMPLQQEGWMILTRRLCAFFFGLAVANELIWRTQSTEIWVYFKTFGLPVAMFAFFMFQGTLLQKYGKEEEAGPAE; encoded by the coding sequence ATGGCCGCAAAGAAGATCAACCCGACTTTGAAGATGCTGCTGGAACTGGGCCCCGTTGTCCTGTTTTTCATCGGCTATCTGAAGCTGAAGGATGAGGTGTTTCTGATCGGCGGCAGCGAATACAAGGGCTTCATCGTCATCACCGCGGCGTTCATCCCGCTGATGATTGCCTCCACGCTCGCGCTGTGGAAGCTGACGGGCCACCTGTCGCGGATGCAGTTTGCCACATTGGTGCTGGTGGTGCTGTTCGGCGGCATGTCGGTGTGGTTCAACGACGACCGCTTTATCAAGATGAAGCCGACGATGCTGTATCTGCTGTTCGGCGGCCTCTTGGGCATCGGCCTTTTGCGCGGGCAGAGCTGGCTCAAGGTGGTGATGGAAGAGCTGATGCCGCTGCAGCAGGAGGGCTGGATGATCCTGACCCGGCGGCTGTGCGCGTTTTTCTTTGGCCTGGCGGTGGCGAATGAGCTGATCTGGCGCACGCAAAGCACCGAGATCTGGGTCTATTTCAAGACCTTCGGCCTGCCGGTGGCGATGTTTGCCTTTTTCATGTTTCAGGGAACGCTGCTGCAGAAATACGGCAAAGAAGAAGAGGCCGGCCCCGCGGAGTGA
- the metZ gene encoding O-succinylhomoserine sulfhydrylase → MSDNWNKRTTLVHGGTRRSQYNEVSEAIFLTQGFVYETAEQAEARFIETGPDEFIYARYGNPTVDMFEKRIAALEGAEDAFSTASGMAAVNGALTSLVKAGDHIVSAKALFGSCNYILADVLGRFGVEVTFIDGTDLDAWKAAVRPDTRAVFFESMSNPTLEVIDIAGVAEIAHSVGATVVVDNVFSTPVFSNAIAQGADVVIYSATKHIDGQGRALGGVVLGTKDYIRGTLEPYMKHTGGSLSPFNAWVMLKGLETISLRVNAQAETALKIAEALNGHPALERTIYPGLKDHAQNALVQTQLGGKGGTVLSLDLKGGKAAAFKFLNAMTIPVISNNLGDAKSIATHPATTTHQRLTDELKDELGITPGLVRFSVGLEDADDLIADLKAALEASQG, encoded by the coding sequence ATGAGCGACAACTGGAACAAGCGCACCACGCTGGTGCATGGCGGTACCCGCCGCAGCCAGTACAACGAGGTGAGCGAGGCGATCTTCCTGACACAAGGGTTCGTCTATGAGACCGCCGAGCAGGCCGAGGCACGCTTCATCGAAACCGGCCCGGACGAGTTCATCTATGCCCGTTACGGCAACCCGACCGTCGACATGTTCGAAAAGCGCATCGCGGCGCTGGAAGGGGCCGAGGACGCCTTTTCCACCGCCTCCGGCATGGCGGCAGTCAACGGCGCACTGACCTCGCTGGTGAAGGCGGGCGACCATATCGTTTCGGCCAAGGCGCTGTTCGGCTCCTGCAACTATATCCTGGCCGATGTGCTGGGCCGCTTCGGGGTTGAGGTCACCTTCATCGACGGCACTGATCTGGACGCCTGGAAGGCCGCCGTGCGTCCGGACACCAGGGCGGTGTTCTTTGAGAGCATGTCGAACCCGACGCTGGAGGTGATTGACATCGCTGGCGTTGCGGAGATTGCGCATTCTGTTGGCGCCACGGTGGTGGTGGACAACGTGTTCTCGACCCCGGTGTTCTCCAACGCCATCGCGCAGGGCGCCGATGTGGTGATCTATTCCGCGACCAAGCATATCGACGGCCAGGGCCGGGCGCTGGGCGGGGTGGTGCTGGGCACCAAGGACTATATCCGCGGCACGCTGGAACCCTATATGAAGCACACCGGCGGATCGCTCAGCCCGTTCAATGCCTGGGTGATGCTGAAGGGGCTGGAAACCATTTCGCTGCGGGTGAACGCCCAGGCGGAGACTGCGCTGAAAATCGCTGAGGCCCTGAACGGCCACCCGGCGCTGGAACGCACCATTTATCCGGGGCTGAAGGACCACGCGCAGAACGCGCTGGTGCAGACCCAGCTGGGCGGCAAAGGCGGCACCGTCTTGTCGCTGGACCTGAAGGGCGGCAAGGCGGCCGCGTTCAAGTTCCTGAACGCGATGACCATCCCGGTGATCTCCAACAACCTGGGCGACGCCAAGTCCATCGCCACCCATCCGGCGACCACGACCCACCAGCGGCTGACCGACGAGCTGAAAGACGAACTGGGCATCACCCCGGGTCTTGTGCGCTTTTCGGTGGGCCTTGAGGATGCCGATGACCTGATCGCCGACCTGAAGGCAGCGCTGGAGGCCTCGCAGGGCTGA
- the ftsY gene encoding signal recognition particle-docking protein FtsY, giving the protein MAFFSKLKERLFKSSSKLEQGLDAIVEEGAESVADEAVQALAEAPAVTPEQPAPAPVPQPEPVAEPEPAPEPEPAPEPQAVAAPEPAPAPQPAPEPEKKSPGLLGRLMGRSAAAEPRRALDDDMLEQLEELLIAADMGVDTALRVTANLAEGRMGKKVSSREIKELLAQEVARIMEPVAKPLPIYAKRPQVVLVVGVNGSGKTTTIGKLASQFKGAGKKVVIAAGDTFRAAAVEQLQVWGDRAGVPVLTAPEGSDPASLAFDAMTKAQEDGADLLMIDTAGRLQNRADLMEELAKIVRVIRKKDETAPHNTLLVLDATTGQNALSQVGTFQQLADVSGLVMTKLDGTAKGGVLVALADKFGLPIHAIGVGEQIDDLAPFDPKEFAAALTGLEKS; this is encoded by the coding sequence ATGGCGTTTTTCTCAAAGCTCAAGGAGCGGCTGTTCAAATCCTCCTCCAAGCTCGAGCAGGGGCTCGATGCGATTGTCGAGGAGGGTGCGGAGAGCGTTGCAGATGAGGCTGTTCAGGCCCTGGCAGAGGCCCCGGCGGTCACGCCGGAGCAGCCTGCGCCAGCGCCGGTTCCGCAGCCTGAACCCGTTGCTGAGCCGGAGCCTGCACCGGAACCGGAACCTGCGCCGGAGCCGCAGGCGGTGGCCGCACCCGAGCCCGCACCGGCACCGCAGCCTGCGCCGGAGCCTGAGAAGAAATCACCGGGCCTGCTGGGCCGCCTGATGGGCCGCTCTGCTGCGGCGGAGCCGCGCCGGGCGCTGGATGACGACATGCTGGAGCAGCTGGAAGAGCTGCTGATCGCCGCCGACATGGGGGTGGACACCGCGCTGCGCGTGACCGCCAACCTGGCCGAGGGGCGGATGGGCAAGAAGGTCTCCAGCCGCGAGATCAAGGAACTGCTGGCGCAGGAAGTGGCGCGCATCATGGAGCCGGTGGCCAAGCCCCTGCCGATCTATGCCAAGCGCCCGCAGGTGGTGCTGGTGGTTGGGGTGAACGGCTCCGGCAAGACCACAACCATCGGCAAGCTGGCCAGCCAGTTCAAAGGCGCGGGCAAAAAGGTGGTGATTGCCGCGGGCGACACCTTCCGCGCCGCCGCCGTCGAACAGCTGCAGGTCTGGGGCGACCGTGCCGGCGTGCCGGTGCTGACCGCTCCCGAGGGCTCCGACCCGGCCTCCTTGGCGTTTGACGCCATGACCAAGGCCCAGGAAGACGGTGCTGACCTTCTGATGATCGACACCGCAGGACGGTTGCAGAACCGCGCCGACCTGATGGAAGAGCTGGCCAAGATCGTCCGCGTCATCCGCAAGAAGGATGAGACCGCGCCGCACAACACGCTCTTGGTGCTGGACGCCACCACCGGCCAGAACGCGCTGAGCCAGGTTGGCACCTTCCAGCAGCTGGCGGATGTGTCCGGCCTGGTGATGACCAAGCTCGATGGCACCGCCAAAGGTGGCGTGCTGGTAGCGCTGGCGGACAAGTTCGGCCTGCCGATCCACGCCATCGGCGTGGGCGAGCAGATTGACGACCTGGCGCCGTTTGATCCGAAAGAATTCGCGGCAGCGCTAACCGGGCTGGAGAAATCCTGA
- the xseA gene encoding exodeoxyribonuclease VII large subunit: protein MSDLFDDPQPGQNAPEFTVSEISGEVKRTLEGTFGRIRVKGEVGRVFKARSGHLYYDIKDDRSVLACTTWKGQISGLSVVPEEGLEVVVTGRLTAFGAQSKYNMNVDEVAVAGQGALMALLEKRKKQLEAEGLFAPERKQPLPYLPQIIGVVTSPSGAVIRDILHRLRDRFPRKVLVWPVAVQGQNCAGEVARAIEGFNRLTPGGALPRPDLIIVARGGGSIEDLWGFNEEIVARAAAASQIPLISAVGHETDTTLIDFVSDRRAPTPTAAAELAVPVRLELMAWSENQGARLTRAAGQAVQLRRQRLNDLARALPKPDTLLETPRQRLDRISDRLPGALISGVQRRRLHLSETAASLRPATLRQLVEGRRNRLQNLASRLSLRPIQREMTAQKDALGRLAQRLDAAQAARIDRQRQALTASGRQLEILSYKATLERGYAVVRSGDEILTSKAAAAKAGALQIEFADGTLDLEGGAAQAPKKETPNPPAEGGRGQRSLF from the coding sequence ATGTCCGACCTGTTTGACGATCCGCAGCCCGGGCAGAACGCCCCCGAATTCACCGTTTCGGAGATTTCCGGTGAGGTGAAACGCACGCTGGAGGGCACCTTTGGCCGCATTAGGGTAAAGGGTGAGGTGGGCCGCGTGTTCAAGGCGCGCTCCGGGCATTTGTACTACGACATCAAGGACGACCGTTCGGTGCTGGCCTGCACGACATGGAAGGGGCAGATCAGCGGCTTGTCGGTGGTGCCGGAGGAAGGGCTTGAGGTTGTTGTCACCGGCCGGCTGACGGCCTTTGGCGCGCAGTCCAAGTACAACATGAACGTGGATGAGGTCGCGGTTGCCGGCCAGGGCGCGCTGATGGCGCTCTTGGAAAAGCGCAAGAAGCAGCTGGAGGCCGAGGGCCTGTTTGCGCCGGAGCGGAAACAACCGCTGCCCTATCTGCCGCAAATCATCGGGGTGGTGACTTCGCCCTCGGGCGCGGTGATCCGCGACATCCTGCACCGGCTGCGCGACCGGTTCCCGCGCAAGGTGCTGGTCTGGCCGGTCGCGGTGCAGGGGCAGAATTGCGCAGGCGAAGTGGCCCGCGCCATCGAAGGCTTCAACCGGCTGACGCCGGGCGGTGCGCTGCCGCGGCCCGATCTGATTATCGTCGCCCGCGGCGGCGGCTCGATCGAGGATCTGTGGGGCTTCAACGAGGAGATCGTGGCCCGTGCCGCCGCCGCCTCGCAGATCCCGCTGATCTCTGCCGTGGGGCATGAGACGGACACGACGCTGATCGACTTTGTGTCCGACCGCCGGGCGCCGACCCCGACCGCGGCGGCGGAGCTGGCGGTGCCGGTGCGGCTGGAACTGATGGCCTGGAGTGAAAACCAGGGCGCGCGGCTGACCCGTGCGGCGGGGCAGGCGGTGCAACTGAGGCGGCAGCGGTTGAACGATCTGGCCCGGGCGCTGCCCAAGCCCGATACCCTGCTGGAAACCCCGCGCCAGCGGCTGGACCGGATTTCCGACCGGCTGCCCGGGGCCCTGATCTCCGGCGTGCAGCGGCGCCGGCTGCACTTGAGCGAAACCGCGGCGTCCTTGCGCCCGGCCACCCTGCGGCAGCTGGTTGAGGGGCGGCGCAACCGGCTGCAGAACCTCGCCTCGCGCCTCAGCCTGCGTCCGATCCAGCGCGAGATGACGGCGCAGAAGGATGCGCTGGGGCGGCTGGCGCAGCGGCTGGATGCGGCGCAGGCTGCACGCATCGACCGCCAGCGCCAGGCGCTGACGGCCTCCGGGCGGCAGCTGGAAATCCTGAGCTACAAAGCGACACTGGAGCGCGGCTATGCGGTGGTGCGGTCTGGCGATGAGATCCTGACCTCCAAAGCCGCCGCCGCCAAGGCAGGCGCCCTTCAGATCGAATTTGCTGATGGCACACTGGATCTGGAAGGCGGGGCGGCACAGGCGCCGAAGAAGGAAACGCCAAACCCGCCAGCAGAGGGCGGCCGCGGCCAGCGCTCGCTGTTCTAG
- a CDS encoding lysoplasmalogenase codes for MTAELMLWAGAGACALIYLLMAAQPPGLLRSALKTASVALLALAALLTGAPWLLAAALGLCALGDLFLSRDGEGAFMAGVGAFAAGHLAYAALFLTRDASDPELLLQMPGAAIAAVLLVLGLGMAKILAPRAGALKGPVLAYIPIILGMGAAALTLPFGSWVFAAACAFMLSDMVLAAETFVLPQDHALRRITPYAVWPLYWGAQAGFLAAFS; via the coding sequence ATGACGGCGGAACTGATGCTTTGGGCTGGGGCCGGGGCCTGTGCGCTGATCTATCTGCTGATGGCTGCACAGCCGCCCGGGCTGCTGCGCAGTGCGCTTAAAACGGCGTCCGTGGCCCTGCTGGCGCTGGCGGCGCTGCTGACGGGCGCGCCGTGGCTGCTGGCCGCTGCTCTGGGCCTTTGCGCGCTGGGCGATCTGTTCCTGTCGCGTGACGGCGAGGGGGCGTTCATGGCAGGCGTCGGTGCGTTTGCTGCCGGGCATCTGGCCTATGCAGCGCTGTTCCTGACCCGGGACGCGAGCGATCCGGAGCTGCTGCTGCAGATGCCCGGTGCCGCCATTGCGGCGGTTCTGCTGGTGCTGGGGCTGGGGATGGCGAAGATCCTGGCGCCGCGCGCCGGGGCGCTGAAAGGGCCAGTGCTGGCCTATATTCCGATCATTCTTGGCATGGGAGCGGCGGCGCTGACGCTGCCGTTCGGCAGTTGGGTCTTTGCCGCAGCCTGCGCCTTCATGCTGTCGGATATGGTGCTGGCGGCGGAAACTTTTGTACTGCCGCAGGATCACGCGCTGCGCCGGATCACGCCTTATGCGGTCTGGCCGCTCTATTGGGGGGCGCAAGCGGGCTTTCTGGCGGCATTTTCCTGA
- a CDS encoding LysR family transcriptional regulator: MKLPPLNALRAFECAARTGSFSAAGAELGVSSAAVSMQVKNLEEWLGLKLFTRRANQVRLTDAGRDYYQKAAMSLAEIASFTEALTEGGTRRPLVISATPALAQLWLPERLKAFAEVRPDVPVRLRIEDDRIDLEAEGIDARLTYGGEHPEHRTQPLFTDRLVPVGLDPRMEIRTAPLVEVSWGETISSVPGWRQYFVQHAIERAELASAVIGQSVPSVVALVQAGLGIALLPEQVIGGEIRAGRLHRLNGPVQEMPRPYVLVTAHYKSRSRRLRTLAEVLGVR, from the coding sequence ATGAAGCTGCCGCCGCTCAATGCCCTGCGCGCCTTTGAATGCGCTGCCCGGACCGGGAGCTTTTCGGCTGCCGGGGCGGAACTGGGGGTCAGTTCCGCGGCGGTGTCGATGCAGGTGAAGAACCTGGAGGAGTGGCTGGGGCTGAAACTGTTCACCCGCCGCGCCAACCAGGTGCGGCTGACCGATGCCGGGCGGGATTATTATCAGAAGGCGGCGATGTCGCTGGCGGAGATTGCCAGTTTCACAGAGGCGCTGACCGAGGGCGGCACCCGGCGGCCGCTGGTGATCTCCGCCACGCCCGCATTGGCGCAGCTGTGGCTGCCGGAGCGGCTGAAGGCATTTGCGGAGGTGCGGCCGGATGTGCCTGTGCGGCTCAGGATCGAGGATGACCGGATCGATTTGGAGGCCGAGGGCATTGATGCGCGGCTGACCTATGGCGGCGAACACCCCGAGCACCGGACGCAGCCCCTGTTCACGGACCGGCTGGTGCCGGTTGGCCTGGATCCGCGAATGGAGATCCGCACGGCGCCGCTGGTGGAGGTCAGCTGGGGCGAGACCATTTCCTCCGTTCCGGGCTGGCGGCAGTATTTTGTGCAGCACGCAATTGAGCGGGCGGAATTGGCCTCGGCAGTCATCGGGCAGTCGGTGCCTTCGGTGGTGGCTCTGGTGCAGGCGGGGCTGGGGATTGCGCTGCTGCCGGAACAGGTAATAGGCGGCGAAATCCGCGCGGGCAGGCTGCACCGCCTGAACGGGCCGGTGCAGGAAATGCCGCGCCCCTATGTGCTGGTGACCGCGCATTACAAGTCGCGCTCACGGCGCTTGCGGACCCTTGCGGAGGTGCTGGGGGTCCGATAA
- a CDS encoding Xaa-Pro peptidase family protein, which produces MTELAVFKDERKRTFLNAEGADKPLKSPLGQDILDRARAYRLQRLRDEMACQDVAGLLLYDPVNIRYAFDCSNMSIWTAHNPIRFALILNGGPGIMFEFKGCEHLNDGLPGIDEVRHAIGWMFMCAGDQAADRLTPWAAEIAKLVTQYGGGNLRLGVDRMEPEGVHALSEHGLQIIDGGQVTETARAIKSADEIELMRWTIRVCEAGMARIYEHSVPGVTEQELWAHLHFENARSGGEWLETKLLTCGPNTSPWYKECSARECREGEMISFDTDMIGPYGYCADLSRSWTCGYVPMNDTQKRLYAAARAQIEHNMALLQPGLSFAEFNVKSWQIPEPYQPYRYSLAAHGVGMADEWPVVPLHVDFEGAHGGEFEENMVICIESLIGEKGSESVKLETQVLVTADGPVRLDSFPWEM; this is translated from the coding sequence ATGACCGAACTGGCCGTTTTCAAGGACGAGCGCAAACGCACCTTCCTGAATGCGGAGGGTGCCGATAAGCCGCTGAAATCACCGCTGGGTCAAGACATTCTGGACCGCGCCCGCGCCTACCGCCTGCAGCGGCTGCGCGATGAAATGGCGTGCCAGGACGTGGCGGGCCTGCTGCTCTATGACCCGGTCAACATCCGCTATGCGTTTGACTGTTCCAACATGTCGATCTGGACCGCCCACAACCCGATCCGCTTCGCGCTGATCCTGAATGGCGGGCCGGGCATCATGTTCGAATTCAAGGGCTGCGAGCATCTGAACGACGGGCTGCCCGGCATTGACGAGGTCAGGCATGCCATCGGCTGGATGTTCATGTGCGCCGGCGACCAGGCCGCGGACCGGCTGACGCCCTGGGCGGCGGAGATCGCCAAGCTGGTCACGCAATACGGCGGCGGCAACCTGCGGCTGGGCGTCGACAGGATGGAGCCCGAGGGCGTGCACGCCCTGTCAGAACACGGCCTGCAGATCATCGACGGCGGCCAAGTCACCGAGACCGCCCGCGCCATCAAATCGGCGGATGAAATCGAACTGATGCGCTGGACCATCCGCGTTTGCGAGGCCGGTATGGCCCGGATCTACGAACACTCGGTGCCCGGCGTGACCGAGCAGGAGCTCTGGGCGCATCTGCATTTCGAGAATGCCCGCTCCGGCGGCGAATGGCTGGAAACCAAGCTGCTCACATGCGGACCCAACACCAGCCCCTGGTACAAGGAATGCTCCGCCCGCGAGTGCCGCGAAGGCGAAATGATCTCCTTCGACACCGACATGATCGGCCCCTACGGCTATTGCGCTGACCTCTCGCGCAGCTGGACCTGCGGCTATGTGCCGATGAATGATACGCAAAAGCGTCTGTACGCGGCGGCGCGGGCGCAGATCGAACACAACATGGCGCTGTTGCAGCCCGGATTGAGTTTCGCGGAGTTCAACGTCAAAAGCTGGCAGATCCCGGAACCTTACCAGCCCTACCGCTATTCTTTGGCTGCGCATGGCGTGGGCATGGCCGATGAATGGCCGGTGGTGCCGCTGCATGTGGATTTTGAGGGCGCCCACGGCGGTGAGTTCGAGGAGAATATGGTGATCTGCATCGAAAGCCTGATCGGCGAGAAAGGCTCCGAGTCGGTCAAGCTGGAAACCCAGGTGCTGGTCACCGCAGACGGACCAGTGCGGCTCGACAGTTTTCCCTGGGAAATGTGA
- a CDS encoding 2OG-Fe(II) oxygenase, producing MRDILDLDRYPLDRPGTPEWQALVDRCRAELAADGMFSLEGLMKPEAAQGAADALKGKFETESFHHKRWHNIYFKDAVDGLAPDHPALQKVETSNFTLCADQFPDSPVLRLYDWPPFAEFLAATMDKPALYTMDDPLARLNIMSYGASQALNWHFDRSEFTTTMLLQAPEEGGEFIYSPELRTDDDPNYEGVERLLAGQDPNMRTITLDPGTLNIFRGKNSPHRVGTVKGDKTRVIAVFTFYENPGVRFTDAENIGFYGRAS from the coding sequence ATGCGCGACATCCTCGATCTCGACCGTTACCCGCTCGACCGCCCCGGCACCCCGGAATGGCAGGCGCTGGTGGACCGCTGCCGCGCAGAGCTGGCTGCCGACGGCATGTTCAGCCTCGAAGGTCTGATGAAACCAGAGGCGGCCCAGGGCGCTGCCGATGCACTGAAGGGCAAGTTCGAGACCGAAAGCTTCCACCACAAGCGCTGGCACAACATCTATTTCAAGGACGCGGTCGACGGCCTGGCGCCGGACCACCCCGCGCTGCAAAAGGTTGAGACCTCGAACTTCACCCTCTGCGCCGACCAGTTCCCAGACTCACCGGTGCTACGCCTGTATGATTGGCCGCCCTTTGCAGAGTTCCTCGCTGCCACCATGGACAAGCCCGCGCTCTACACCATGGACGACCCGCTGGCGCGGCTGAACATCATGTCCTACGGCGCAAGCCAGGCGCTGAACTGGCATTTCGACCGCTCCGAGTTCACCACCACCATGCTGCTGCAAGCCCCCGAAGAAGGCGGCGAGTTCATCTACAGCCCCGAACTGCGCACGGATGACGACCCGAACTACGAAGGCGTCGAGCGGCTGCTGGCGGGCCAAGACCCCAACATGCGCACAATCACCCTTGATCCCGGCACCCTCAACATTTTCCGCGGCAAGAACTCGCCGCACCGGGTCGGCACCGTCAAGGGGGACAAGACGCGGGTGATCGCCGTCTTCACCTTCTACGAAAACCCGGGCGTGCGGTTCACGGACGCGGAAAACATCGGCTTCTACGGCCGCGCCTCATGA
- a CDS encoding DMT family transporter yields MSDWLISLEGTEAGHQAALFLAIWAAFLHAVFGALQKGRHDPWLSRGAIDFSYCVMAAPFALFVVPWPEPHMWLIFFVAWVIHVFYKLFQALAYTKGSYTVVYPVVRGTGPLFTVIGSFFLFGEVFTLVQWLGVAVLLAGIFGLAGYNYRYLTVNRDTLGIALGLAVVTGLFVAAYTTYDAYGIRATADPFTFLAWFFMIDGLVFPVIAFSRWRSMAEPPAPGPLMVRGFFGGLVAFASFGAIMLATRLDKVGEAAVLRETSTVFAALIGWLVLKETVGPRRIALMALIALGAVIVEMGG; encoded by the coding sequence TTGAGCGATTGGCTGATCTCCCTGGAAGGCACCGAGGCCGGGCATCAGGCGGCGCTGTTTCTGGCCATATGGGCGGCGTTCCTGCACGCGGTGTTCGGTGCGCTGCAGAAGGGGCGGCATGATCCCTGGCTGTCGCGCGGAGCGATCGACTTTTCCTATTGCGTGATGGCGGCGCCGTTTGCACTGTTCGTGGTGCCCTGGCCGGAGCCGCACATGTGGCTGATCTTCTTCGTCGCCTGGGTGATCCACGTCTTTTACAAGCTGTTCCAGGCGCTGGCCTATACCAAGGGCAGCTACACCGTGGTCTACCCGGTGGTCCGCGGCACCGGGCCGCTGTTCACCGTCATTGGCTCCTTCTTCCTGTTCGGCGAAGTGTTCACGCTGGTGCAATGGCTGGGTGTGGCGGTGCTGCTGGCTGGGATCTTTGGCCTTGCGGGGTACAACTACCGCTACCTGACAGTGAACCGCGACACGCTGGGGATTGCGCTGGGGCTGGCGGTGGTGACCGGCTTGTTTGTGGCCGCCTACACCACATATGACGCCTATGGCATCCGGGCGACGGCGGATCCGTTCACCTTCCTCGCTTGGTTTTTCATGATCGACGGGCTGGTGTTTCCGGTCATTGCCTTCAGCCGCTGGCGCAGTATGGCAGAACCGCCTGCACCCGGGCCGCTGATGGTGCGGGGCTTCTTTGGCGGGCTGGTCGCCTTTGCGTCCTTTGGGGCGATCATGCTGGCGACGCGGCTGGACAAGGTGGGGGAGGCCGCGGTGCTGCGCGAGACCTCCACCGTGTTTGCCGCCCTTATCGGCTGGCTGGTGCTGAAGGAAACCGTGGGGCCGCGGCGGATTGCGCTGATGGCTTTGATCGCCTTGGGCGCCGTGATAGTGGAAATGGGCGGCTGA